CAGGAAGATCGACATGAGGCCGGGGACGTCGTAGGGACGGAACTCGAGGGTGCGGGCGAACCGGGAGGCGAGGCCGGGGTTGGCGGCGATGAAGCCGTCCATCTCGGCGGTGTAGCCCGCCGCGACGACCACCACCTCGTCGCGGTGGTCCTCCATCAGCTTGACCAGGGTGTCGATGGCCTCCTGCCCGAAGTCGTGCCCGGTGCCGACGGGACGCGACAGCGTGTACGCCTCGTCGATGAACAGGACGCCGCCGCGGGCCTGGTCGAACACGTCCGAGGTCTTCTGCGCGGTGTGCCCGACGTACTGGCCGACGAGGTCGACGCGGGCGGCCTCGACGACCTGGCCCCGGGCGAGGACGCCGAGGGCCGCGAGGAGCTCGCCGTACAGCCGGGCCACCGTCGTCTTGCCGGTGCCCGGCGGGCCCGCGAAGACGAGATGCCCGGTGAAGGGCTCGACCTCGAGCCCGGCGGCGCGGCGGCGGCGTGCGGCGCTGAGGACGTCCAGCAGGTCGTGGATCTCGCGCTTGACGTCGTCGAGCCCGGTCATCGCGTCGAGCCGGTCGAGGATGCCGCGGACCTGTGCGGAGTCGCGGGCCTCCCCGAAGCGGACGCCGAGTCCGGTGTCGACGTCGAGGTCCTCGGCGAGCAGCTCGGACAGTTCGTCGCCGGACGGCAGGTCGTCCCGGTCGGCGAGGCGCTGCGCCTGCCGTTCGACGGCGGCCTCGAAGACGCGCCGGGCGGCGCGCCCGTTGCCGAAGCCGGCGTCGCGCTTCACGGACGTGAAGTGCGCGAGGACCGCGTCGCGCGCGTCGCCCGACAGCCGGTAGCCGTCCCGGTGCGCGTGCTGTTCGACGATCTGGAGGAGTTCGGACGGGCTGTAGTGCTCGAAGTCGACGGTGCGGGAGATCCGGGAGGCGAGGCCGGGGTTGGCGGTCATGAACTCGCGCATCTCCGCCGGGTATCCGGCCGCGATCACGACGACCTCGTCGCGGTGGTCCTCCATGAGCTTGACGAGGGTGTCGATGGCCTCGCGGCCGAAGTCGGCGCCGCCACCGCCGGGGCGCGACAGCGCGTACGCCTCGTCGATGAACAGGACGCCGCCGCGTGCCTCGTCGAACATCCGCGTCGTCTTCAGCGCGGTGCCGCCGACGTTCTCGGAGACGAGCTGCGAGCGCCCGACCTCGACGAGCTGCCCGGTGGAGACGACGCCGAGGGCCGCCAGGAGCCGTCCGTAAAGTCGTGCGACGGTCGTTTTGCCGGTCCCGGGCGGTCCGGCGAACACCAGGTGCCGTCCGATCGCGGGCCCCGGCGGCAGGCCCGCCCGCCGCCGCTGCTCGGCGACCTTCTGCAGGTTCCGGATCTTGATGATCTCGGCCTTGACGCCGGCGAGGCCGATCATCGCCTCGAGTTCGGCGATCACGTCGTCCTCGGTCTCCCCGGCGGGCCGCGGCCCGCCCGTCTCCGGCGCGTCCGCCGCGTCCGGCGGGGCGGCCTCCGCGGCCTCGGCGACCTGCACGGTCGCCTGCTCCTCGTCGAAGCCGAACATGTCGGGGCGCGCGTTCCGGTCGCTCGTCAGCCCCTCGATCCGGACGCGCGCGCGGTGCGACGTCGCGACGCCCGCGCCCAGCCCGTCCACGACCGTGCAGTTGCGCAGCGTCAACTCCGCCCCCGGGTGGGCGCCCACGCCCTCTTCGCCGCTGCCGGTGACGGTCGTCCCGTCGAACAGGCCGTTGCCGCCGTCGAGGATGTTGAGCCCGACGACGCCCGCGCCCTCGACCCGTCCCCGGACGAACGTGACGTGCCCGGCCTCGCCGATCGCCACGCCGTTCTGCGGCGGCGCGATGATCTCGCAGTCCTCGAACGTCCCGGACGAGCCCTCCACGAGCATCCCGGTCCGCTTCGGCGTCTCCATCCGGACGCGCCGGCCGATCACGGTCCCGCCGCGCGCCGCCCACACCGACTCCAGGCCCGCGTCCTTGATCAGGCAGTCCTCGACGAGGGCGATGCCGTTGTCGGCGACGACGAGCGCCGACTCCTTCGTCCCCCGGACGGCGGTGTTGCGGACGACGACGTCCGCGCGATCGTCCACCCGGATCGCCGACACTCCCGAGTCGCCGATCGTGCACTGCTCGATCAGCGGCCGGGCCCCCTCGGTGACCCAGATGCCGTTGCCGCCGGCCTTCTCCACCACGCATGACCGGAGGGTCACCGAGCTGCCCATCCGCAGCGCGATGGCGTTGTGCTCGGTGCCGGTGACGGTCGTGCCCTCCAGCAGCCCGGACGCGGACGCGTACACGACCACCCCGTCCTCGACCCGGCACCCCTTGAGCGCGAGCCGTCCGCCGCCCCACGCCCGGACCGCGACCGAGCCGCGCCGGCTGACGAACTCGCAGTCCTCGGCGAGGACGCTGCCGTCCTTGACGTTGAGCGCGCAGCCGTCCTCGTTCCAGTTCCGGACGGTGATGCCCTGCAGGGTGACGTGCCCGGTGAGCTCGAGCGTCGCGTTGGTGGCGCCGTCCAGGGTGACGGTGCCGGGGCCGTCCATGGCGCTCAGGACGAAGTCGCTGGAGCTACGGAAGCCCGTGTTGGGGTATTGCCCGGGTTCGACCAGGATGTGCCGCCCCGCCCCGGCCTGATGCGTCGTCGCCTGCAAGGCGTCCAGGATGCTCCGGAACGCCCGGGGGGAGGTCTGT
The nucleotide sequence above comes from Actinomadura algeriensis. Encoded proteins:
- a CDS encoding AAA family ATPase, whose translation is MLRLVVSQTSPRAFRSILDALQATTHQAGAGRHILVEPGQYPNTGFRSSSDFVLSAMDGPGTVTLDGATNATLELTGHVTLQGITVRNWNEDGCALNVKDGSVLAEDCEFVSRRGSVAVRAWGGGRLALKGCRVEDGVVVYASASGLLEGTTVTGTEHNAIALRMGSSVTLRSCVVEKAGGNGIWVTEGARPLIEQCTIGDSGVSAIRVDDRADVVVRNTAVRGTKESALVVADNGIALVEDCLIKDAGLESVWAARGGTVIGRRVRMETPKRTGMLVEGSSGTFEDCEIIAPPQNGVAIGEAGHVTFVRGRVEGAGVVGLNILDGGNGLFDGTTVTGSGEEGVGAHPGAELTLRNCTVVDGLGAGVATSHRARVRIEGLTSDRNARPDMFGFDEEQATVQVAEAAEAAPPDAADAPETGGPRPAGETEDDVIAELEAMIGLAGVKAEIIKIRNLQKVAEQRRRAGLPPGPAIGRHLVFAGPPGTGKTTVARLYGRLLAALGVVSTGQLVEVGRSQLVSENVGGTALKTTRMFDEARGGVLFIDEAYALSRPGGGGADFGREAIDTLVKLMEDHRDEVVVIAAGYPAEMREFMTANPGLASRISRTVDFEHYSPSELLQIVEQHAHRDGYRLSGDARDAVLAHFTSVKRDAGFGNGRAARRVFEAAVERQAQRLADRDDLPSGDELSELLAEDLDVDTGLGVRFGEARDSAQVRGILDRLDAMTGLDDVKREIHDLLDVLSAARRRRAAGLEVEPFTGHLVFAGPPGTGKTTVARLYGELLAALGVLARGQVVEAARVDLVGQYVGHTAQKTSDVFDQARGGVLFIDEAYTLSRPVGTGHDFGQEAIDTLVKLMEDHRDEVVVVAAGYTAEMDGFIAANPGLASRFARTLEFRPYDVPGLMSIFLAKAAGGDFRVPQNTRKALATHLNAHRDRYRDGNGREIDKLFRAAVTAHARRTEQLAHTGTEPTRDQLATLSPDDIPR